In the Sulfobacillus thermosulfidooxidans DSM 9293 genome, ATCCTGAGGTGTCCATCATGGCCAACACCACGGCGCCCCCTTCATCAGCAGGCAACGCCTCATAGCGCCAATACCTTACATCAGTAGGCTGAATGTCAAGACGTTCTTGATGTTCTTTAACGTGGCGCTTCATGGCTTCACGCAATGTTGCCCTTCTCACCCACCGACTTTTTAATCCCACTTTGTCCCATGATTCCGGTTGCAATTCCCGGCCATCGCCTAAAGACCGTTTTAAGGGATCTAAGTCAGGAAGAGCCAGCCGCTCAAAGACAATATCTGCCGCTTCTTCTAGCGTGACCGCGGTATCTTCCACATCGGCCCCGTTTTCTGTTCCACCCTCTTTGCCCGTTCCCATGGAATTTTTGTGCTCACCATGATTCCCCGTTGCGTTATCATCTGTCTGTCCCACAGTTTCCACATGGTGCCAGTCGAAGCTAATTCGAAATTCTTTCAGTTCCGGCAACGGAACATTGATCACGCGGCGACCGTCGGCGATGGTGATGTGCTCATCGGACACCATATCGGCCAAATTAGCCTTAACGGCTTCTTTCACTTTCTGATCGTGGCGCCACTGGTCCTGATAAATGCCATGATATCGCCACTGTTCTCCATTGCCGATGCTGTATGAAGGGAGTTTCATCGATTTAATAGGCCTCCCACATGGTGAATGGCCTTGGTTGCGCACCGTGGACAAAACCCGTGATGGGCCACAAGATTCTGTGCCGCTTGTTCAATGCGCTGTAAGGTTTTCGGATCAGGATTTAATGATTGAGTCGTGATTTTCACCATATCACGGAGATCATCAAACAATTTCTGTTCCAAGGCTTGGCGAAGATGGGGATAGTCGTGATATGAACCAAGACTCGACCGCCCTCGTGAAGATTTGACTCGGGCATAAATTTCTTCCCGGAAGGCTGGCGCCTGGGTCTCTGTGATTGCCAACCGTTCTTCGATTGCTCGCAGAAGTTGTTCATCCCCTTGAGTGTCTTCTACAAAGCGAATCACATGATCGAGGTAATTGCGATACAGTCTTTCAAGTTCGTCACTCCAATCTTCTGCGAAGGCTTGAAGAACCAGCTTTTCAATGTGCTGATCATAGAGAGTCTTGACGGTCTGCGTCCACTCCTGCACATCTGTCCGCAAACCCCGGTCTCCAAAAGGAGAATTGTCCAATCCAGACCGAATCGCATCTAACACGTCAAGGGCATCGACACATTCACGATCAGGATCGGAAAATAAGGATGACAACCGATTTATCAAATATCTCGGATCGAGGCCAGTCATGCCTTCTCCCATCTGGCGGCCTTCGTCCTGTGCCATCTTGCGTTCATGGTCGTTATCCTCGGACTGATAGAGAAGCAATTTGCTTAGCCGATCCCGGCCCGGCTTAGGCAATTCCTTAATTCGAGACAATATCGCTACCTCAGCGGCTGCTTGTAATGCTCCAGGCCCTTTATGAATTTCTGGCACCTCATAAGGAGCTAACAATTTTTGATAAATTCGTACCTCTTCCGAGACATTAAGATTGTAAGGAACTGGTATAACAAACATCCGTGATAACAACGCTTCATTTCGCGGATTTTGCATAAACGTGCGAAATTCATGTTCGTTGGTATGGCCTATGATCACTTCATCCGCCGAAATGAGTTGGAAGCGCGTCGTTTTCATGTTGCCTTCTTGACTCAAAGAGAGTAATTGGTACAGAAATTTTTCATCGAGTTTCAGCATCTCCTGAAATTCTACCAACCCGCGGTTAGCGATGTTCAGTTCCCCATCAAAACGAAACGCCCGTGGATCAGACTCTGAGCCGTAATGCGCTAACCCTTGAAAGTCCACGGCTCCGGTCAAATCGGCAATATCTTGTGATTTCGGATCGGACGGGGCATAAGTACCAACCCCAATCCGTTTGTATTCGGAGAGAATAACCCGTTCGACCGGGACTTGCCCTATCCGTCCTTGATAAGTATTGGCCAAATGCCACTGACAAACCGGACACAATTCGCCCTCGATTTTGACCCCTAAATCTCGTTCCCATTCTGAACGCATTGGAGCGGGAATCAAGTGCAGCGGTTCTTCATGCATGGGACAACCCTTAATACCAAACAATTGTCCTTCCGGCAAGGATGTGAAGGCTTCCAAACCCCGTTTGAGTAAGGTAACCAGTGTCGACTTGCCCCCACTGATAGGGCCAACGAGCAAGAGAATGCGCTTTTTGACCTCGAATCCGCGCGCAGCGGGTCGCAGATAGTCTTCCACCAAAGTGGTCACGGCCTCTTCGATCCCAAATAGTGAATCTGTAAAGAATGGATATTTACGCCCATCTGTACCGGTTTTGCCCCGGCTCATCACCATGCGCCATAGCCGGTGATGAGCCGTTTCGGCAACCGTGGGCATGGCACGGACAATGTCAAGATATTGACTAAACGTTCCCGACCACTCTGGTTCCACGAAATAAGCATTGCTTTTTGGCTCGTCTCCCCGTTCCGATAACATGGGCACTTCCTCCTCAATCAGTCTTTGTTTTAGTTTCTCCATTAACGCCCACATTATCCGTTTCTTGGAAATTTTCTTGGCGACACGACCAAACAACACGGCTGTGTTCAGAAGACAACACTCGGAACACCTGCAAATAGGTTCCCGACCTCTAAAATGTGACTTGAGGCGTTTAATTTCTATCCATGCCCGTTCGCCATGTTTTAATTCCATGTTTCGCTATGAGCTAAAACACACCGCATCACACCCATTTTCCGGAGGCAAGAAATCTTGGCTGATCATCTTTTCCCATCAGATCTCCGTAATACAGTGGGTCCATATTTCCTTATGAAGTTTTGGAGTCAGGCAGCGGAAAAGCGAGTCGTAGTGCTATTGCATACAGGGGGATGCCATGCTAGTTTACAATTAGGGAATGTTTCATGCTGGGTATGAAAGTTCATGGAAGCAAGCAGTACCAATTTTGCCTTCATATACGTTAATAACCTGTTCATGGTGGAAGAATCAACGCTTGCATGCAACGCATTCACCGTTAAGTGCAATGCCCGTCATAGACGGTGCGAGATTCTCCTCACCGTGAAATGACATATTCTCCAGACGCAATGCCTAGCTCGTAGCAGTCTTCTCGAATGGGGCGTTCGTGAAAGAGGATTGAGAAAGGTGGGCATAACGAATCTTTATGACACCCGATAATACTTCGCTTGACACCTTCCGTCTTCAACAACACCGGTACTTTCTGCTTATAGCTTTTGAAGAGGCAGAAAAGTCCCTCCTAGCGGGCACCTTCCCTATTGGTGCCATAATTGTAGACGATGACGGACAGGTCGTTGGCCGCGGACATAACCAGGTTTTTAGTGCCGAGGACAGTACCGCACACGCCGAAATGGAAGCCCTGCGCGATGCGCGGCCTTTGCGGGTCGATGCGGCAAAAAAACGCTACCTGCCGCGAAGCCATAC is a window encoding:
- a CDS encoding DUF444 family protein, encoding MKLPSYSIGNGEQWRYHGIYQDQWRHDQKVKEAVKANLADMVSDEHITIADGRRVINVPLPELKEFRISFDWHHVETVGQTDDNATGNHGEHKNSMGTGKEGGTENGADVEDTAVTLEEAADIVFERLALPDLDPLKRSLGDGRELQPESWDKVGLKSRWVRRATLREAMKRHVKEHQERLDIQPTDVRYWRYEALPADEGGAVVLAMMDTSGSMGTFEKYLAKSFFFWTVEFLRRNYPHVELVFLAHDVRAREVDEETFFHRGSSGGTVSSSVYRLGLDILEQRYPAEQFNSYAFHFTDGGNLTSDNALAVEIGMELARRTNLFGYGEIHDTDRNPSPLFQSFQERQGIGAILLRRKEDVFRALEYYFGKDGEKKNAHTLQA
- a CDS encoding protein PrkA, which translates into the protein MLSERGDEPKSNAYFVEPEWSGTFSQYLDIVRAMPTVAETAHHRLWRMVMSRGKTGTDGRKYPFFTDSLFGIEEAVTTLVEDYLRPAARGFEVKKRILLLVGPISGGKSTLVTLLKRGLEAFTSLPEGQLFGIKGCPMHEEPLHLIPAPMRSEWERDLGVKIEGELCPVCQWHLANTYQGRIGQVPVERVILSEYKRIGVGTYAPSDPKSQDIADLTGAVDFQGLAHYGSESDPRAFRFDGELNIANRGLVEFQEMLKLDEKFLYQLLSLSQEGNMKTTRFQLISADEVIIGHTNEHEFRTFMQNPRNEALLSRMFVIPVPYNLNVSEEVRIYQKLLAPYEVPEIHKGPGALQAAAEVAILSRIKELPKPGRDRLSKLLLYQSEDNDHERKMAQDEGRQMGEGMTGLDPRYLINRLSSLFSDPDRECVDALDVLDAIRSGLDNSPFGDRGLRTDVQEWTQTVKTLYDQHIEKLVLQAFAEDWSDELERLYRNYLDHVIRFVEDTQGDEQLLRAIEERLAITETQAPAFREEIYARVKSSRGRSSLGSYHDYPHLRQALEQKLFDDLRDMVKITTQSLNPDPKTLQRIEQAAQNLVAHHGFCPRCATKAIHHVGGLLNR